DNA sequence from the Perca flavescens isolate YP-PL-M2 chromosome 3, PFLA_1.0, whole genome shotgun sequence genome:
GTATACCGTGTCCTGAAGGAGAGATTAGCAATGCTACAGgtatttgtttttctccaaATATCTACAGTACAACATCAAATATACATTACAACAATTTGCCTTTTGAATTTGAAGCCTGGATGCTGTCTCAAGCTGCCTTAAAGCTGTAAACCACTGGATGGCCCAACTGAACTGTCTAAATCTGAAATAATACTATTCGCCCAACACCATCACCAGTCCCAACAGCCTTGGGTCCACTATCTAGTAACGTCAAGCCAACCGCCAGCAATTTAGGTGTCATTTTTGACTCAGACTTCACCTTCATCCCACACATCAATAAAGCTGTTTAGTCCTGTTTTCTCCATATCAGAACCATCTCCAAAATCACAAAACATGTTCGTCTTTTTTATCATCAccttccattttatttatttaattgttgtctTTCTGTCCTTTAAAGCTGCCCCATCTTCTATTCTCACATTACAATGATGCGTAagttcgtataggcttcgccctgctgttgctattgggtttatcccttcgcgcatgcgcagtcgtaaAGATTTCTTTTTACGCCCAGCATGGGCCTCTATTATGTCcgcagttactgtatattacagttGCGCGACCATCGAACTGCTCCCTATTTTTCTTCAGCGACAAGCAACTTGAAGACTTGAAGACCAGTGCTGTCCGCCGGCGTACCCAACTCATGGACCGGCTACATCCGGCCGCCAGCTCTCCACCCGAGCTGCAAGGCGGACCTTGGCCCCGTTCCCCGGGCTGGCCGCCAACAGGAACCGAAGCGGCAGACGATGGCAGCCAGTCGGACAGTTGGGTAATGTAAGGTTACCACCAGCGGCGACACCCGGACATCCCGGAAGAGACCTCTTTGGTGGGCACGAATCCACTGACTCAATACCCCTGGAGATGATTATCTTGCCAGCTCTCCCTCTTCCCCTGTTGGGAGAACTTGAGCTCGAAAGAGCAGAGGATTACGGAGCCCGCCACTCAGcgttctcctttttcttttccagtAGGGGAGCACAGCACTAGTGGCTTTTCTCTTGTTCTCAACCTGTGTAAATGCTGAGTAGCATTCCCCGATTCCAGGAGATGGGTGGCTTCGTTGTCTCGCTAAGCACCGTTCACCACGGCTCAAGGCAACATGAAAATGAAGCTCCTAGCGGTCCCGTCACTGTGGTAGAGCTTGGCCTCCATCCTGTCTCCAACGGCCCCTTTTTTTGGCCAACGGGAGCCCACACTGCTGTTTCCCCGAACCAGGTCCATGCTTGTTCCACTGACCGCGCGTACCTGTGTACTGCCTGGGTGACTGCGGCACAGAACAACATCGCTCTGCTGCTCTGCTGATAGTTAAGCTTTGGCTGTACCCCGCTAAGGCTGGGGCAGCCACAAGCTGTAGGTAGTGTTGAGGAGATGCGGAAACACACCTCCTGGAGAGCAGCAATTGGGCCACAATAATGGCAACGAGATGTCGGCTCAAGGAGACAAACTCTCAGCGCCATGGCTAGACGCACTAAGCTCTCTGCTGTCACGCATCACGCCTCACATACCAGTGTCGGCGCTGTCTGTGATGCGTCTCCTGGGAATGAGATCTGCGAGTCACGTGGTGGTTCCTCTGGGTCTCCTCCACATGAGAGAAATTCAGAGATGGTTCGGTCACCTACACCTCGACCTGGCACGGCACAGGAGGTGCGTGCTGaccatccctctctctttacAGTTGGACCTGACATATTGGGGAAACCCCTAGACCCTGTCATCCGGTTTTCCCCTGGGGAGAGTGACGTCACACATAATGGTGTACACAGACGTGTCTCTCACCGGTGGTGGGAGGGAGATGGCCAGATTCTCCACTTCCTCAAATAAATTGCCTGGagctgtccacggtgctgaaAGTGTTGAAGCATTTCGCCTGAGTGGTGACAGGGAGATATGTAGTCGTAAGGACAGACAACATGACAGCAGCGGCATACATAAACCGTCAGGGTGGCGCGCGCTTGGCTTGGCTGTTAGAAATAGCCAGGAGCCTGCTGCTGTGGGCACACAGACACCTGCTGTCACTCAGAGCGATGTACATTCTCTCTCACAACGAGAACGAGAAATTGAACCCCACTCTCGTGCAGATGCTATGGAGCAGGTTCGGGAGAGCGAAAGTGGATCTGTTCGCCTCATGAGAAAAAGCACAGTGCGCACTGTAGTTTTCTATAAACACACGGGACAATCCACCTCTCGGGGTCGATGCTTTTTCTCACCGACCATGGCCCAGAGCCCTCCTATATGCTTTTCTCCCGGTCCCTCTTATTCACACGAGCGCATCATGGTTCCCGACCCTGGTTCAACTACTGGCAGGGTCCCCGTGGCAACTGCTGTGGCATGGGGACGCACTGTCGCAGCTGAACGGTGCGATATCCCACCCCCCCAGTAATAAGCATGCGGCTATGGGCCTGGCCGCTAAGTGGCAACGCTTGGAGAGGCTAGGTTTGCCCCCTGCCATTTTGTGCATTATCCGGGGTGTGAGAGCCCCCTCTACTATGGCATGTTACACTGGATGATGGTCCGCTTTCCGGCGCTGGTGTGTAGAGAAAGGCGCAGAACCCACAGTGTCCTCTGCCCCTCGTGTTGACTTACCTCCAAACATTGGTGGATAATGATTTGGCTCTGTCGGGGGTTAGACGACCCTGTTGTGCGCACTCTCACACCTCAATGGGATTTAACCCTGGTGATCCGAGCTCTAGGGAATCCTCCTTTTGAGCCTCTAGCACAAGTTTCTCTCAGGATGCTGTCACTGAAAAACAGTGGTCCTCCTCGCCTTGACGTCGGCTAAGAGGGTGAGTGATTTATGCACGCTGTCGGTTTCTTCGTCCTGCCTCTCCATTAGAGGGGACGGGAGCATGGCTGCTTTACAGCCAAATCCTTAATTTACGCCAAAGGTTTTAACCAACTCTTTACGGTCGAGGATGTTCTCCCTCTGGGTTTTTTTCCCTCCGCCTCACAACAACGTCGCAGAGGAGGTGTCTGACTGATTTTGCCCGGTGCGCGCGTTATCTCAGTATGTTTTACGCGCAGTACACATCAGACGAACACAGCAGCTGTTACAGAAAGCGCTTCCAAGGTGTGGCCCTTTCAAAGCAGCGGCTGTCTCACTGGCTGTGTGAAGCTATCACCCAAGCCTATAGCATGGAGGGAGTGGAAGCCCCTCAGGGCATACGGGCACATTCTACGTGAGTGCCATCAGCATCCGCGGCCCTCAGAGACATGATGGTTGCTGACATCTGCGCAGCTACTTCCTGGGCATCTCCGTGCCCTTTCATCCGTCTTTATCTGTGTGATGTGTCCGAATCCTCGATGACGCACTCGGTCCTATCAACACTCAAAATGATGTGCTGCTGGATGTGTTTTTGCTACTGTCTCCATCCCTACTGCCCTTGAGTGGCTGTGAGGAATGGGGGTGCTTGCAGTTATTAATCAAGTTATTAATTTTTACCATTATAAAGCACTTTCACAATCATGACATGGGCCATACAATTGGTAATaggtttttaacaaaataatgtattgtgtttttatcaaaataatGTATTGTTTGATACATTAAAACTTATTCAGTCCAAATAGGAATAAGTATTAGTCTATGTTCTGCTTGTGGACCTTGTGTTGCAGGTGGCATTCACTACATCAGCTtcagcctatacgaaatagaacgatagttacgtattgtaactccagattctatgactATAGGCATAGCCCTCTAATATTCAGGCCACCTGCTTCACCAAcattggctgaagaaaaatgctgatgttgggagcaTTTATATGGTCGCGCAACTGTACATTATATACAGTAACTGCAGACGTAAGAGAGGCCCGTGCAGGGCACAAGGACGCGAAAGAAATCTTCACAACTGCGCATGCTCGAaaggataaacccaatagcaacagctcttagagggctatGCCTATACACATAGAATatggagttacaatacgtaactatcgttAATTGATTTTGTATGTGCTTTTATTTCTCCTGTCAAAGCAGTTTGTAAACTATTGTCTTTAAAGGTCCTATACAAaaacagttattattattattattattattattattaaactacTAAAAGccctttatgttttattttttcagattcCTCTGATTGTTTCCCTTGCCCCAAGGAGTTTTGGCCTaatgcagagagagacactTGTCTCCCCAAGCCTGTAGAGTTTCTTTCCTACAACGAGGTCCTAGGAATCATCCTGGCTACATTCTCAGTTGGTGGTGCCTGTCTTGCCATTATAACAGCGGCTGTTTTCTATCGTCACAGGACATCCCCGATTGTCAGGGCCAACAACTCTGAGCTgagcttcctgctgctcttctccctgaCTCTATGTTTCTTATGTTCATTAACTTTCATTGGAGCACCCTCTGAGTGGTCCTGCATGCTGCGCCACACAGCGTTTGGAATCACCTTCGTCCTCTGTATGTCTTGTGTTCTTGGAAAAACAATAGTAGTGTTAATGGCCTTCAAAGCTACACTCCCAGGTAGTAATGTGATGAAATGGTTTGGTCCTCCACAGCAAAGAATGACTGTAGTTTCTTTTACGCTTATTCAAGTTTTAATATGTACTATTTGGTTGGTTCTTAGTCCCCCTTTTCCAATGAAAAACCTAACCATATACAAAGAGAGAATCATCCTGGAGTGTGCATTAGGCTCAGCTATTGGGTTCTGGGCTGTGCTTGGGTACATAGGCTTACTGGCTGTCTTTTGCTTTGTGTTAGCTGTCCTAGCTCGGAAATTACCTGATAATTTTAATGAAGCCAAGCTCATCACCTTCAGCATGCTGATATTCTGTGCAGTCTGGATCACCTTTATCCCTGCATATGTCAGCTCTCCCGGGAAATTTACTGTGGCTGTGGAGATATTTGCCATTCTGGCCTCCAGTTTTGGACTCATACTGTGTATATTTGCTCCAAAGTGTTTTATCATATTGGTTAAGCCAGAGAAGAACACCAagaaacatttaatgaacaaaaaTCAATCCTAAGACAACTGAGGTTTGGAAATAGTTAAGATGGCAACATGCAGCATGTGAGCTGTGCACATCCAAGAAAGTCTTCACCTTGTTGTAGATTATTTTTGCATTTAATATTTTCTTAATTGTCATATTGTGAATGTCCTTTTAATGTTGatgttgtattttataaatattcttAAAAATTAAGTGAATAAATTAAGTCTAAATTCACAACATAAACTTTcatttattataaaataattttcttttaaaaaatatgtctgtatctgcatttttttaaatgggattGGAGGTGTGCATTTGTTAGGCTTAATTCTAATATAAGCTAAATCAAAGCGAAATAAATGAAACGGTAGGACTGGACTGGATAAGGCCATCCTCTCTCTGATGTAAAGTAAACTGACGTACAGTGGAAGGAGGGAAGCTTTGTCTGAACATCTATAAAACACATGCAGTAGGCCCACATCCAGATAGTTGAGGGATGGAGCTCTCTGCTCTCTATATTGGCCTGATCCTGTCTCTGGGCTTGTGTGATCTGAACTCAGCTCTTGCCTTGACTGGTTCTGAGGATGATGTTAAACAAAGGGCTGGGCTTACAGAGGATAGGACTGGTGCTGGGGTCAGCACTCAGACTTCATCTGTGAGATGTAAGCTCCAGGGTACCACTCGTCTCCCTGTGTTCTCAATGGATGGTGACTACGTTATTGGGGGTGTTTTGTCCATACACTACTACATGCCCACAGTGAAGCATGACTACGCCACCATGCCTGAGCCACTAAGATGTACAGGAAGGTTAGTAAGAGGGTGAAGTGGGGGATAAGAGGATGTTAGACTGTGTGGCGATATAATTATTGTGATTTGTATCATGTGCTTACAATTGGGTTGCAGGTTTTGTGTTggactgataaaaaaaagaaatatatttcacataaaGTGCCAATTCAGTATTtagtcatatacagtacaggccaaaagtttttacacaccttctcattcaatgcgtttcctttattttcatgactatttgcatcgtagattctcactgaaggcatcaaactatgaatgaacacatatggaagtatgtacttaacaaaaaagtgtgaaataactgaaaacatgtcttatattttatattcttcaaagtagtcaccctttgctttttttgataactctgcaaacccttggtgttctcttaatgagcttcatgaggtagtcacctgaaatggttttcacgtcacaggtgtgctttgtcagggttaattagtggaattttttcccttattaataaaaaagcaaagggtggctactttgaagaatctaaaatataagacatgttttcagttatttcacacttttttgttaagtacatcatttgtgtgttcattcatagttttgatgccttcagtgagaatctacaatgtaaatagtcatgaaaataaaaggaaatgcattgaatgagaaggtgtgtccaaacttttggcctgtactgtatattgcagGTATTATattcacacatttacaaattTGAGTTTGATATGAAAAAAACCATTTTTGAATATtaactgaaaatgtatttgtataacAACTGACATATATATTTAAGAAGATACAAACAAATTAAGACTATTGACTATAACTATGTTTTAACCATGCAATAGGATTCTTGTACATTTTGGACTCATATTTAATCTTTTGAATTTTGGTGTTAAGGCACTCTTTGATGCCTGTACAATATTTTGTTCACATATGGGCAGCTATCAGTCATTGTCAATAACTATGAATTGCAATTTCCTTTCATTATTACAACTATTCCTCTTTAATTTGTGAACGTCCTTGATTAAGAGACttgagtgtctgtgtgcagcATTAACACCCGTGAACTGCGCTTCTCACGCGCAATGATCTTCGCCATCGAGGAGATAAACAacagcacggagctgctgccGGGAATCAAACTCGGTTATCACATCTATGATGCGTGCGGCTCGGTGCCCGTGGCGGTGCATGTGGCATTCCAGCTTTCAAATGCCCTGGACCCGGTGTTTTACACCGGCGACAATTGCTCAAAATCTGGTATGGTGATGGCTGTCGTTGGTGAGTCTGAGTCCACGTCGTCCATCAGCATCTCGCGCATCATCGGGCCCTTTAACATTCCTCAAGTAAATATTCGGAACTTCTGGGAAAATAACTGGAATAGAGACCATACAGTGCTTATTTTTTCGTGTCTCCCGTTAACATTTACCCTGTTATTTTCCTTCAGGTGAGCTACTTTGCCGTTTGTGCATGTCTGTCCGATAAGCAGCAGTACCCAAATTTCTTCAGAACAATCCCTAGTGATCAGTTCCGGGCTGAAGCGCTGGCCAAGTTGGTAAAACACTTTGGCTGGACTTGGATAGGTGCTGTCCGGTCTGATTCAGACTATGGCAATAATGGAATGGCGTCTTTTCTGGACGCAGCACGCAAAGAGGGGATCTGTGTGGAATACTCTGAATCTTTCTATCGGACCTACCCACGTAGCAGGATCCAGAAAGTAGCTGACGTTATCCGCAGGTTTGATGTTCCCTGTGTTGACACTGACctacacacaaaagcacaacaAAAATGTTCTGTAAATGTAAGATACATGAGTTTTTTCATGTTCAGTAGCAAATtggaaatgtttcttttttttcgtcAGGTTTATGCATCACTGATATTGTTATAAAAATGGTCAGTCAGCCAAACAGCCTGCTAAAGCGTCATGTAGGCTAtctcatttttgtttgtgtttactttcttgatattattatattttaaaacgtatactgtatttattttaaatgtctctCCAGGTCGACAGCTATGGTTGTTGTGGCATTTACATCCCCTGTAGACCTGAGGTTCCTGCTGGAAGAGCTGTCACTTGAGCCTTCTCCACCTCGCCAGTGGATAGGCAGTGAATGGGTAACCGCCCCAGACCTGCTGAAGTTCAGCTTCTGTGCTGGAACCATCGGATTTGGCATTCAGAAATCTGTCATCCCAGGTCTGAGAGACTTCTTGCTGGATCTCTCTCCTTCTAAAGTGGCTGCCTCTCCAATGCTTACTGAGTTCTGGGAGGATGCATTCAACTGCAGGCTGGGAAAAAGTGagatatttgtatttatgtttaacataagaGAGGCACCCACAATTGTGTCCACTTTAGGCTGATCATGTCagtatttaattaatttgttgccttttttaattgtttgatgACTGATTTGTGTTGATGTGAGCTAGCataaataaagatttaaaaaaaaactaaaatgtgtccAGATACAAACTGAAAcagcaaaaattaaaaaaggcatATCTGCAAAACAGTGCTTTGTAATGTATTGTGTgtattgtaaaatattttttactaaTAAATTAGAACAATGTAGATATATGGATTTCTGCAAGGCACattttgcagtttaaaaaaacaaaaataaatcaaagacaATTAGAAGGTCACTGACAATATTAACGAAAGTGAAAACTAATTAGCGTATCTGCCCTGTGATTCGGATCTGATCAACAATTTAATGGGGTTTTCCCCGGCCCATGATACAACCTTCTACTAAGTTTCATGAAAAGCAGGCCTGTTATTTTCCGTACTCCTgtggacaaacagacaaacaaaccaaacccaAAACGTAACCCTCCTGCCGGAGGTAGACAAATAATAAACACATAGGGAagaataataatgtaatatcaCATATTATTGTCAAGGCCTTTGTCATGTGTTTTAGGTGCAGCCACAGATGAGAGATTATGTGACGGAACTGAAGACATAAAGACACTCCAGAGCCCGTACACTGACACATCTCAGCTCCGGATCACTAACATGGTATACAAGGCTGTTTATGCAATAGCTCATGCCATTCATAAAGCAGTGTGTCAGGAAACAAATTCTACAACTCAGTGTGACAAATTCACCAGGATAGAATCCAAagaggtcagtttaaaataagtgaaaacgccaattctctctttttccataATGTACCTTTTCTGacataaaatatttgttttatttgatgttATTTCCTTGCTCCCCCTCACTGTTTACCTTTATTTCATCTTTGCAGGTTCTTACTCAGCTGAAGAAAGTAAATTTTTCCCAAAATGGTTATGATGTGTCGTTTGATGCCAACGGTGATCCTGTGGCCCGATATGAACTGGTTAACTGGCAAAAAAGTGAGAGTGGCAGCATTAAGTTGGTGACAGTAGGGCAATACGATGAATCACTGCCGGTGGGCCAGAAGttcaaaataaacagaaacCTCACCTGGGTGGATGGTGGCACACAAGTAAGAAAtgaaaagcaatacttttacaTAAATATGGTGATCTTGTAGGGTCTGATATGTGTACATTGAAATAATTTTTGTTCACTGTAATTGTTCCTCCAATCACTACCGAGCCTGCTTGTAACCAGTAGGCTACTGAAAATGTAATCTACTTTAGAATGGCagtttattcaatattaaataaattaataaatacataaataaataaatatggctaCAGAATACATCCTAAAATCAATAAATGAGGcgataaatgtataaataaatgtaaaataaatatataaatgtgtcaatatagttcaataaataaatacctttcTTTAATCCTCAGAGCTTCAAGGCATACATGAATATGTATGAGTTTGTTTCTCTCTATGTACCAGGTTCCTGTGTCAGTGTGCACTGACAGCTGTCCTCCTGGAACTCGTAAATTGCTGCAGAAAGGAAAACCCATCTGCTGTTATGATTGTATACTGTGTCCTGAGGGAGAGATTAGTAATGCTACAGgtatttgtttttctcctaATCCGTAGCCCATGTACTGTACAAGATCAAAATACAGTACAACTGTTAGAAggcctttttgttttatttttttcagattcCCCTGATTGTTTCCCTTGCCCCAAGGAGTTCTGGCCTaatgcagagagagacactTGTCTCCCCAAACCTGTAGAGTTTCTTTCCTACAACGAGGTCCTAGGAATCATCCTGGCTACATTCTCAGTTGGTGGTGCCTGTCTGGCCATTATAACAGCGGCTGTGTTCTATCGTAACAGGACATCACCGATTGTCAGGGCCAACAACTCTGAGCTgagcttcctgctgctcttctccctgaCTCTATGTTTCTTATGTTCATTAACTTTCATTGGAGCACCCTCTGAGTGGTCCTGCATGCTGCGCCACACAGCGTTTGGAATCACCTTCGTCCTCTGTATGTCTTGTGTTCTTGGAAAAACAATAGTAGTGTTAATGGCCTTCAAAGCTACACTCCCAGGTAGTAATGTGATGAAATGGTTTGGTCCTCCACAGCAAAGAATGACTGTAGTGTCTTTCACGTTTTTTCAAGTCCTAATATGTACTATTTGGTTAGTTCTTAGTCCCCCTTTTCCAATGAAAAACCTAACCATATACAAAGAGAGAATCATCCTGGAGTGTGCATTAGGCTCAGCTATTGGGTTCTGGGCTGTGCTCGGGTACATAGGTCTACTGGCTGTCTTCTGCTTTGTGTTAGCTGTCCTAGCTCGGAAATTACCTGATAATTTTAATGAGGCCAAGCTCATCACCTTCAGCATGCTGATATTCTGTGCAGTCTGGATCACCTTTATTCCTGCATATCTCAGCTCTCCTGGGAAATTTACTGTGGCTGTGGAGATATTTGCCATTCTGGCCTCCAGTTTTGGACTAATACTGTGTATATTTGCGCCAAAGTGTTTCATTATATTGTTTAAGCCCGAGAAGAACACCAagaaacatttaatgaacaaaaaTGTATCCTAAAATTCTGGAAGTTTGGAAATAGTTAAGATCGCAACATACATTATACAACTTATGCTGTGCATAGTCTTTACcttgtggatttacatatttatattcacaagtttttttttacattaaatattTTCCTAACTGTAATGTCATTTTGTGAATGTCCTTTAAATATGTCTAATTTTAGAAATAGTCTTTCATCATTTAACTGAAAATATCaaacaatgtaaataaataaagtcaaaaTGCATGACAAACGTGTGGTACTGAGTTTTGTCTCAACATTTTGATTAAATCATtactattttaatatttttgtagGATTAAACAAGTTCACTCAAATCTAAGTTTGATTTAGAATGAGTAAGCTCAGTTATAGCATCATACAatataaaattaattttaaagaaTAACACATGGCTAGGTAGCACCAACAACACTGCAAAGAGTCTGTGTACTGGGTAATACATGTGTGGTAGTGGTTAAAAAGtggtagtcctccctggaactctcTTGGTGTAAGGCCTAACagcaaagcctaagagtaaaccctgggaaatgggaggacgagTAACAAGCAGAGCACAGCACCCTGACAGTTGTGATATGACCAGCTTGCCTTCATTGTCATCGAGGCAGTACAGTACAGATTTAattattggcaaattatcaaagatgtttatcaatattaataaagttatgaatatggttattaata
Encoded proteins:
- the LOC114553379 gene encoding extracellular calcium-sensing receptor-like, with translation MPTVKHDYATMPEPLRCTGSINTRELRFSRAMIFAIEEINNSTELLPGIKLGYHIYDACGSVPVAVHVAFQLSNALDPVFYTGDNCSKSGMVMAVVGESESTSSISISRIIGPFNIPQVSYFAVCACLSDKQQYPNFFRTIPSDQFRAEALAKLVKHFGWTWIGAVRSDSDYGNNGMASFLDAARKEGICVEYSESFYRTYPRSRIQKVADVIRRSTAMVVVAFTSPVDLRFLLEELSLEPSPPRQWIGSEWVTAPDLLKFSFCAGTIGFGIQKSVIPGLRDFLLDLSPSKVAASPMLTEFWEDAFNCRLGKSAATDERLCDGTEDIKTLQSPYTDTSQLRITNMVYKAVYAIAHAIHKAVCQETNSTTQCDKFTRIESKEVLTQLKKVNFSQNGYDVSFDANGDPVARYELVNWQKSESGSIKLVTVGQYDESLPVGQKFKINRNLTWVDGGTQVPVSVCTDSCPPGTRKLLQKGKPICCYDCILCPEGEISNATDSPDCFPCPKEFWPNAERDTCLPKPVEFLSYNEVLGIILATFSVGGACLAIITAAVFYRNRTSPIVRANNSELSFLLLFSLTLCFLCSLTFIGAPSEWSCMLRHTAFGITFVLCMSCVLGKTIVVLMAFKATLPGSNVMKWFGPPQQRMTVVSFTFFQVLICTIWLVLSPPFPMKNLTIYKERIILECALGSAIGFWAVLGYIGLLAVFCFVLAVLARKLPDNFNEAKLITFSMLIFCAVWITFIPAYLSSPGKFTVAVEIFAILASSFGLILCIFAPKCFIILFKPEKNTKKHLMNKNVS